From Stigmatopora nigra isolate UIUO_SnigA chromosome 5, RoL_Snig_1.1, whole genome shotgun sequence, a single genomic window includes:
- the nppc gene encoding C-type natriuretic peptide, producing MNLSYLVACGLMVTLLSGKMRAKPISEAQQKSLRSLLGDELTDLLESEEREKRIDAVRARMRLLRDLRMDTRRGMWARLLNDQPVPRRHKSGSKKGGSTARSGCFGHKMDRIGTISGMGC from the exons ATGAACTTGTCGTATTTGGTAGCTTGTGGACTTATGGTCACGCTGCTTTCGGGGAAGATGCGCGCAAAACCTATTTCTGAGGCGCAACAGAAG TCCCTGAGAAGTTTGCTAGGGGACGAGTTAACAGACCTTCTGGAGTCAGAAGAGAGGGAAAAGCGAATAGATGCTGTGCGCGCCCGGATGCGCTTACTGCGAGATTTACGCATGGATACCCGGAGAGGGATGTGGGCTCGGCTGCTCAACGACCAGCCCGTCCCGAGGAGGCACAAATCTGGAAGCAAAAAAGGGGGCTCCACGGCAAGGAGTGGCTGTTTCGGACACAAGATGGACAGAATAGGGACCATCAGTGGCATGGGCTGCTAG